The Fimbriimonas ginsengisoli Gsoil 348 genome window below encodes:
- a CDS encoding LptF/LptG family permease: MKKLDVYLLREMMVPFLIGTIAVVLMFQANTYIFLAKTLPNLETVPKKAIFQYIYFQTPQYLNMTLLVGMALGSSLALSRLARESELTAIRASGVRILRSLYPVVAFGILVGIGNFYLAEKIMPPMAKKATSLGLQIGALAFTSDLKPNVVVSLSNFTANFGVVRKKGKDAIEFEDAWLFQQPVKGEEEVYFSKRGKYQGGVWTFEDARVRRIKDGLDVITTSRAKSLIINQRIIAENLFSPIMPEEQTAKELLEQISIQRKNHLDTKQLEVKYLERFSVPAACVVFAIVGPVFAIVFARNGGFVGVFLSIVLVMLYYNAHVISTEILSKVSFISAFTAAWLPNILFTILGVVAIRRLE, from the coding sequence TTGAAGAAGCTCGACGTCTATCTCCTCCGCGAGATGATGGTGCCGTTTCTGATCGGCACGATTGCCGTCGTGCTGATGTTTCAGGCGAATACCTATATCTTTCTCGCCAAGACGTTGCCCAATTTGGAAACTGTGCCGAAGAAGGCGATCTTCCAGTACATATACTTTCAAACCCCGCAGTATCTGAACATGACCCTGCTCGTGGGGATGGCGCTCGGCTCCTCGTTGGCGCTCTCCCGGCTCGCGCGGGAGTCGGAGCTGACGGCGATCCGGGCCTCCGGCGTGCGGATCCTGCGGAGCTTGTATCCGGTCGTCGCCTTCGGAATCTTGGTTGGGATCGGCAACTTTTACCTCGCCGAGAAGATCATGCCACCGATGGCGAAGAAGGCCACAAGCCTCGGACTGCAGATCGGCGCCCTCGCCTTCACTTCCGATCTCAAGCCTAACGTGGTCGTAAGCTTGTCGAACTTCACCGCCAACTTTGGTGTTGTGCGTAAGAAGGGCAAAGATGCGATCGAGTTCGAGGACGCTTGGCTGTTTCAGCAGCCGGTTAAAGGGGAGGAAGAGGTCTACTTTTCGAAGCGTGGCAAATACCAGGGTGGGGTTTGGACGTTCGAGGATGCGCGCGTCCGGCGCATCAAAGACGGCTTGGACGTCATCACGACTTCGCGCGCGAAGAGCCTGATTATCAATCAGCGGATCATTGCCGAAAACCTGTTTTCACCGATCATGCCGGAGGAGCAAACGGCGAAAGAACTCCTCGAACAGATCTCCATTCAAAGAAAGAACCACCTGGATACCAAGCAGTTGGAAGTGAAGTACCTCGAGCGGTTCAGCGTTCCGGCGGCTTGCGTGGTGTTCGCTATCGTGGGCCCCGTGTTTGCGATCGTCTTTGCCAGAAACGGCGGATTCGTGGGGGTCTTCCTCAGCATCGTTTTGGTGATGCTGTATTACAACGCGCACGTGATATCGACAGAGATTCTGTCGAAAGTTTCCTTTATCTCCGCCTTCACGGCGGCTTGGCTCCCGAATATTCTGTTCACCATCCTTGGGGTGGTGGCGATTAGGAG